From a region of the Atribacteraceae bacterium genome:
- a CDS encoding acyl-CoA dehydrogenase family protein, translating to MDFCISDELEAIRRSVREFVEKEIYPREEIIEEEDRIPEDLVEGARKLGLFGTSIPEVYGGLGLNMIGKCIIGEELGRGHAGFSGFIGAHTGIGTSGLVMVGSGELKQKYLPQMAEGQLIAAFALTEPNAGSDASALKTVAIKKGDRWLLNGMKHFITNGPEADIVTTMAVTDPSSGARGITAFVVEKNFPGYKVGKIEKKMGLRGSHTSEIIFDDCEVPAENVLGQENDGFVTALKILANGRAG from the coding sequence ATGGATTTTTGTATTTCTGATGAACTGGAAGCAATTCGTCGTTCAGTCAGGGAATTCGTAGAAAAGGAAATTTATCCCCGGGAAGAAATCATCGAAGAAGAAGATCGCATTCCGGAAGACCTGGTGGAAGGAGCGCGCAAGCTGGGCTTATTTGGAACCAGCATCCCCGAAGTTTACGGCGGATTGGGGTTAAACATGATCGGCAAATGCATCATCGGCGAGGAATTAGGTCGAGGGCACGCCGGTTTTTCCGGATTTATCGGCGCTCATACTGGAATTGGCACATCCGGCCTGGTCATGGTCGGCTCCGGCGAGCTGAAGCAAAAATACCTGCCGCAGATGGCTGAAGGACAATTGATCGCTGCTTTTGCTCTGACCGAGCCCAATGCCGGCTCTGATGCATCAGCCCTGAAAACTGTCGCCATAAAAAAAGGGGACCGGTGGTTATTAAACGGGATGAAGCATTTCATTACAAACGGCCCCGAAGCCGATATCGTAACCACTATGGCGGTGACAGATCCGTCCAGTGGCGCGCGGGGGATTACCGCTTTTGTTGTCGAGAAGAACTTCCCTGGGTACAAAGTTGGGAAAATCGAGAAAAAAATGGGGCTGCGGGGCTCTCATACCTCGGAGATCATCTTTGACGATTGCGAAGTGCCTGCAGAAAACGTGCTCGGACAAGAAAACGATGGTTTTGTCACTGCCTTAAAGATCTTGGCCAACGGCCGAGCCGG